A genomic region of Magnolia sinica isolate HGM2019 chromosome 6, MsV1, whole genome shotgun sequence contains the following coding sequences:
- the LOC131247869 gene encoding rop guanine nucleotide exchange factor 14 isoform X3, which yields MTYSGLESCILNSCSYDNESGTSRADGCQTDSLDEDDLSCSSSKDGFGSLSSHWLMNKRDEHGPDEWEMCNSPHKFYGREKLAYNIQFSDVDAMRERFAKLLLGEDVSGGCKGLSTALALSNAITNLAASVFGELWKLEPLPEERKSKWRREMDWFLSPTNYMVELVPAKQNGANGRTLEIMTPKARSDIHVNLPALQKLDSMLIETLDSMVNTEFWYAEGGSRAEGRSGSARHNMKWWLPSPRVPISGLSTSERKKLDLRVKLVHQVLKAAKSINQHILLEMPVPTVIRDALPKSGRAALGEDLYRLLTLESSSVEKILHSLDLRTEHRILETANRLEAAVFAWKQRISNQVNGKSPARNSWSFVKDSESELDKMEVWSERAEALLQLLKTRYPNLPQTFLDVTKVQYNKDVGHSILEAYSRVLGSLAFSILSRIGDILQEDDLSNPDSPAAAFKFDCFSSINLARISENPARRVRHSLIDQMNSVDGRFCYSSVSKCSTEDFSDSEAKTSTSTATATPCRSRAWCYGREVCRSVSPSSLP from the exons ATGACATACAGTGGTCTGGAGAGCTGCATCCTCAACAGTTGTTCATATGACAACGAGAGCGGGACAAGCAGAGCTGATGGTTGCCAAACTGACTCCTTGGATGAAGATGATTTGagctgttcttcaagcaaagatGGCTTTGGATCACTCTCCTCTCATTGGCTGATGAACAAACGGGACGAACATGGACCGGATGAATGGGAGATGTGCAACAGCCCACATAAATTTTATGGTAGAGAGAAACTGGCTTATAACATCCAATTTTCAGATGTTGACGCCATGAGAGAGAGGTTTGCAAAGTTGTTGTTAGGTGAAGACGTCTCAGGAGGATGTAAAGGACTCAGTACTGCTCTAGCACTGTCCAACGCCATAACGAACCTTGCAG CATCTGTTTTTGGTGAGTTGTGGAAATTGGAGCCATTGCCTGAAGAAAGGAAGAGCAAATGGCGGAGAGAAATGGATTGGTTCCTGTCCCCTACCAACTACATGGTTGAACTAGTTCCCGCCAAGCAAAATGGTGCCAATGGCCGGACCTTAGAG ATAATGACACCCAAAGCTCGTTCAGACATCCATGTGAATCTTCCAGCACTTCAAAAGCTAGACTCCATGCTCATT GAAACTCTGGATTCAATGGTGAATACGGAGTTTTGGTATGCGGAAGGAGGTAGCAGAGCAGAAGGGAGAAGCGGAAGTGCCAGGCATAACATGAAATGGTGGCTTCCATCTCCTCGAGTTCCCATATCTGGCCTTTCCACCTCTGAAAGGAAGAAACTGGATCTCCGTGTAAAGTTGGTACATCAAGTTCTCAAGGCTGCCAAATCCATCAACCAGCACATCTTACTGGAAATGCCTGTTCCCACTGTTATCAGGGACGCCCTCCCAAAG TCCGGAAGGGCAGCCTTGGGTGAAGACCTTTACAGGCTCCTAACCCTGGAGTCCAGCTCAGTGGAGAAAATCTTGCATTCTCTTGATCTGAGAACCGAGCACAGGATCCTGGAGACTGCGAATCGGTTGGAGGCTGCTGTGTTTGCCTGGAAGCAAAGAATCTCAAACCAAGTCAATGGGAAATCACCTGCACGGAATTCATGGTCCTTTGTGAAGGATTCTGAATCTGAGCTAGACAAGATGGAGGTGTGGTCAGAGAGAGCTGAAGCCCTTTTACAGCTACTAAAGACCAGATACCCGAACCTTCCTCAAACCTTTCTTGACGTCACCAAAGTCCAATACAACAAG GATGTGGGCCATTCAATTCTGGAAGCCTATTCCAGAGTTCTGGGAAGCTTAGCATTCAGCATTCTCTCCAGGATAGGGGATATCTTGCAGGAGGATGACTTGAGCAATCCTGACTCTCCAGCTGCGGCATTCAAATTCGACTGCTTTTCAAGCATAAATCTTGCCAGAATCTCCGAGAACCCAGCCCGTCGTGTAAGACATTCGCTCATCGaccagatgaacagtgtagatggaCGCTTTTGCTACTCAAGTGTAAGCAAATGTTCTACAGAGGACTTCTCTGACAGTGAAGCAAAGACAAGCACAAGCACTGCAACAGCAACACCATGTAGAAGCAGAGCTTGGTGCTATGGTAGAGAAGTTTGTCGCAGTGTCTCTCCTTCAAGTTTGCCTTGA
- the LOC131247869 gene encoding rop guanine nucleotide exchange factor 14 isoform X2: MMKSLACCRRDKETSIDFDEQERIMTYSGLESCILNSCSYDNESGTSRADGCQTDSLDEDDLSCSSSKDGFGSLSSHWLMNKRDEHGPDEWEMCNSPHKFYGREKLAYNIQFSDVDAMRERFAKLLLGEDVSGGCKGLSTALALSNAITNLAASVFGELWKLEPLPEERKSKWRREMDWFLSPTNYMVELVPAKQNGANGRTLEIMTPKARSDIHVNLPALQKLDSMLIETLDSMVNTEFWYAEGGSRAEGRSGSARHNMKWWLPSPRVPISGLSTSERKKLDLRVKLVHQVLKAAKSINQHILLEMPVPTVIRDALPKSGRAALGEDLYRLLTLESSSVEKILHSLDLRTEHRILETANRLEAAVFAWKQRISNQVNGKSPARNSWSFVKDSESELDKMEVWSERAEALLQLLKTRYPNLPQTFLDVTKVQYNKDVGHSILEAYSRVLGSLAFSILSRIGDILQEDDLSNPDSPAAAFKFDCFSSINLARISENPARRVRHSLIDQMNSVDGRFCYSSVSKCSTEDFSDSEAKTSTSTATATPCRSRAWCYGREVCRSVSPSSLP; the protein is encoded by the exons ATGATGAAGAGCCTAGCTTGCTGTCGTCGAGACAAGGAGACCAGCATCGACTTCGATGAACAAGAAA GGATCATGACATACAGTGGTCTGGAGAGCTGCATCCTCAACAGTTGTTCATATGACAACGAGAGCGGGACAAGCAGAGCTGATGGTTGCCAAACTGACTCCTTGGATGAAGATGATTTGagctgttcttcaagcaaagatGGCTTTGGATCACTCTCCTCTCATTGGCTGATGAACAAACGGGACGAACATGGACCGGATGAATGGGAGATGTGCAACAGCCCACATAAATTTTATGGTAGAGAGAAACTGGCTTATAACATCCAATTTTCAGATGTTGACGCCATGAGAGAGAGGTTTGCAAAGTTGTTGTTAGGTGAAGACGTCTCAGGAGGATGTAAAGGACTCAGTACTGCTCTAGCACTGTCCAACGCCATAACGAACCTTGCAG CATCTGTTTTTGGTGAGTTGTGGAAATTGGAGCCATTGCCTGAAGAAAGGAAGAGCAAATGGCGGAGAGAAATGGATTGGTTCCTGTCCCCTACCAACTACATGGTTGAACTAGTTCCCGCCAAGCAAAATGGTGCCAATGGCCGGACCTTAGAG ATAATGACACCCAAAGCTCGTTCAGACATCCATGTGAATCTTCCAGCACTTCAAAAGCTAGACTCCATGCTCATT GAAACTCTGGATTCAATGGTGAATACGGAGTTTTGGTATGCGGAAGGAGGTAGCAGAGCAGAAGGGAGAAGCGGAAGTGCCAGGCATAACATGAAATGGTGGCTTCCATCTCCTCGAGTTCCCATATCTGGCCTTTCCACCTCTGAAAGGAAGAAACTGGATCTCCGTGTAAAGTTGGTACATCAAGTTCTCAAGGCTGCCAAATCCATCAACCAGCACATCTTACTGGAAATGCCTGTTCCCACTGTTATCAGGGACGCCCTCCCAAAG TCCGGAAGGGCAGCCTTGGGTGAAGACCTTTACAGGCTCCTAACCCTGGAGTCCAGCTCAGTGGAGAAAATCTTGCATTCTCTTGATCTGAGAACCGAGCACAGGATCCTGGAGACTGCGAATCGGTTGGAGGCTGCTGTGTTTGCCTGGAAGCAAAGAATCTCAAACCAAGTCAATGGGAAATCACCTGCACGGAATTCATGGTCCTTTGTGAAGGATTCTGAATCTGAGCTAGACAAGATGGAGGTGTGGTCAGAGAGAGCTGAAGCCCTTTTACAGCTACTAAAGACCAGATACCCGAACCTTCCTCAAACCTTTCTTGACGTCACCAAAGTCCAATACAACAAG GATGTGGGCCATTCAATTCTGGAAGCCTATTCCAGAGTTCTGGGAAGCTTAGCATTCAGCATTCTCTCCAGGATAGGGGATATCTTGCAGGAGGATGACTTGAGCAATCCTGACTCTCCAGCTGCGGCATTCAAATTCGACTGCTTTTCAAGCATAAATCTTGCCAGAATCTCCGAGAACCCAGCCCGTCGTGTAAGACATTCGCTCATCGaccagatgaacagtgtagatggaCGCTTTTGCTACTCAAGTGTAAGCAAATGTTCTACAGAGGACTTCTCTGACAGTGAAGCAAAGACAAGCACAAGCACTGCAACAGCAACACCATGTAGAAGCAGAGCTTGGTGCTATGGTAGAGAAGTTTGTCGCAGTGTCTCTCCTTCAAGTTTGCCTTGA
- the LOC131247869 gene encoding rop guanine nucleotide exchange factor 14 isoform X1, which yields MNKKFFKACWGGSWEVLSCNGRMLEKSAPVATITTFQKVSVVHISLGIMTYSGLESCILNSCSYDNESGTSRADGCQTDSLDEDDLSCSSSKDGFGSLSSHWLMNKRDEHGPDEWEMCNSPHKFYGREKLAYNIQFSDVDAMRERFAKLLLGEDVSGGCKGLSTALALSNAITNLAASVFGELWKLEPLPEERKSKWRREMDWFLSPTNYMVELVPAKQNGANGRTLEIMTPKARSDIHVNLPALQKLDSMLIETLDSMVNTEFWYAEGGSRAEGRSGSARHNMKWWLPSPRVPISGLSTSERKKLDLRVKLVHQVLKAAKSINQHILLEMPVPTVIRDALPKSGRAALGEDLYRLLTLESSSVEKILHSLDLRTEHRILETANRLEAAVFAWKQRISNQVNGKSPARNSWSFVKDSESELDKMEVWSERAEALLQLLKTRYPNLPQTFLDVTKVQYNKDVGHSILEAYSRVLGSLAFSILSRIGDILQEDDLSNPDSPAAAFKFDCFSSINLARISENPARRVRHSLIDQMNSVDGRFCYSSVSKCSTEDFSDSEAKTSTSTATATPCRSRAWCYGREVCRSVSPSSLP from the exons ATGAACAAGAAA TTTTTCAAGGCATGTTGGGGTGGTTCCTGGGAAGTACTCAGTTGCAATGGCCGCATGCTTGAGAAATCAGCTCCAGTTGCTACCATTACCACCTTCCAAAAAGTCAGTGTAGTTCACATCTCACTGG GGATCATGACATACAGTGGTCTGGAGAGCTGCATCCTCAACAGTTGTTCATATGACAACGAGAGCGGGACAAGCAGAGCTGATGGTTGCCAAACTGACTCCTTGGATGAAGATGATTTGagctgttcttcaagcaaagatGGCTTTGGATCACTCTCCTCTCATTGGCTGATGAACAAACGGGACGAACATGGACCGGATGAATGGGAGATGTGCAACAGCCCACATAAATTTTATGGTAGAGAGAAACTGGCTTATAACATCCAATTTTCAGATGTTGACGCCATGAGAGAGAGGTTTGCAAAGTTGTTGTTAGGTGAAGACGTCTCAGGAGGATGTAAAGGACTCAGTACTGCTCTAGCACTGTCCAACGCCATAACGAACCTTGCAG CATCTGTTTTTGGTGAGTTGTGGAAATTGGAGCCATTGCCTGAAGAAAGGAAGAGCAAATGGCGGAGAGAAATGGATTGGTTCCTGTCCCCTACCAACTACATGGTTGAACTAGTTCCCGCCAAGCAAAATGGTGCCAATGGCCGGACCTTAGAG ATAATGACACCCAAAGCTCGTTCAGACATCCATGTGAATCTTCCAGCACTTCAAAAGCTAGACTCCATGCTCATT GAAACTCTGGATTCAATGGTGAATACGGAGTTTTGGTATGCGGAAGGAGGTAGCAGAGCAGAAGGGAGAAGCGGAAGTGCCAGGCATAACATGAAATGGTGGCTTCCATCTCCTCGAGTTCCCATATCTGGCCTTTCCACCTCTGAAAGGAAGAAACTGGATCTCCGTGTAAAGTTGGTACATCAAGTTCTCAAGGCTGCCAAATCCATCAACCAGCACATCTTACTGGAAATGCCTGTTCCCACTGTTATCAGGGACGCCCTCCCAAAG TCCGGAAGGGCAGCCTTGGGTGAAGACCTTTACAGGCTCCTAACCCTGGAGTCCAGCTCAGTGGAGAAAATCTTGCATTCTCTTGATCTGAGAACCGAGCACAGGATCCTGGAGACTGCGAATCGGTTGGAGGCTGCTGTGTTTGCCTGGAAGCAAAGAATCTCAAACCAAGTCAATGGGAAATCACCTGCACGGAATTCATGGTCCTTTGTGAAGGATTCTGAATCTGAGCTAGACAAGATGGAGGTGTGGTCAGAGAGAGCTGAAGCCCTTTTACAGCTACTAAAGACCAGATACCCGAACCTTCCTCAAACCTTTCTTGACGTCACCAAAGTCCAATACAACAAG GATGTGGGCCATTCAATTCTGGAAGCCTATTCCAGAGTTCTGGGAAGCTTAGCATTCAGCATTCTCTCCAGGATAGGGGATATCTTGCAGGAGGATGACTTGAGCAATCCTGACTCTCCAGCTGCGGCATTCAAATTCGACTGCTTTTCAAGCATAAATCTTGCCAGAATCTCCGAGAACCCAGCCCGTCGTGTAAGACATTCGCTCATCGaccagatgaacagtgtagatggaCGCTTTTGCTACTCAAGTGTAAGCAAATGTTCTACAGAGGACTTCTCTGACAGTGAAGCAAAGACAAGCACAAGCACTGCAACAGCAACACCATGTAGAAGCAGAGCTTGGTGCTATGGTAGAGAAGTTTGTCGCAGTGTCTCTCCTTCAAGTTTGCCTTGA
- the LOC131247871 gene encoding F-box only protein 13-like encodes MDSESPDAWQRRGTTENEDGDGNPRRKKKKANENSKQMELVEPPWGELEDGVIEMVLMRLPVADFFRFRSVCKGWSSLIQSPNFLAACCEITRQPWFYMLESKTPAGVVYDTEANRWRHINLPAPAKGSGKRKIPVAASGGLMCFRSSTGELTVSNPLTGSSHLLPTLKTDRAVLAIAMLVSGSSYKIIVAFGRAPSFNIKVFSSTENCWKEMPLTMMFEFGTKGTSQEGDGAGNHNMFHGRGLLERRRDRLRRGIIHRNQSRELSGLMTVCSSGHEIIHFLNVHGRVVACNIHLGTICIYPQLLPPEIEYSVDLVECGGRVLLVVLLEMMESASLRVWEFDSDEEEWMQIMAMPPAMSKIYYGKKADINCVGYGDLIMVCISSLCFHRVVMCNIAEGTWVELPRCYKPRTRTMKRFVSAYAFEPRIESCV; translated from the coding sequence ATGGATTCTGAATCACCAGATGCATGGCAAAGACGTGGCACAACTGAAAATGAAGATGGTGATGGAAAtccaaggagaaagaagaagaaagcaaatgAAAACTCCAAGCAAATGGAATTGGTTGAACCACCATGGGGTGAGTTGGAAGATGGTGTCATTGAGATGGTGCTCATGAGGCTTCCAGTAGCCGATTTCTTCCGATTCCGTTCAGTGTGCAAAGGATGGAGCTCCCTCATCCAGTCTCCAAACTTTCTGGCAGCCTGCTGTGAAATCACCCGCCAACCTTGGTTCTACATGCTCGAGTCCAAAACCCCTGCTGGTGTCGTGTATGACACGGAGGCAAACCGGTGGCGTCACATTAACCTCCCAGCCCCCGCTAAAGGGTCTGGGAAGCGTAAGATCCCTGTAGCAGCTTCCGGTGGCCTCATGTGCTTCCGGTCATCTACTGGCGAACTCACTGTATCCAATCCATTGACTGGGTCTTCCCACCTATTACCAACTTTGAAAACAGACCGCGCAGTTCTTGCAATTGCCATGCTCGTGTCAGGATCTTCCTACAAGATCATAGTTGCATTTGGTAGAGCACCTAGTTTCAACATCAAGGTGTTCTCATCAACGGAGAATTGCTGGAAGGAGATGCCATTGACCATGATGTTTGAGTTTGGCACCAAAGGGACATCCCAGGAGGGTGATGGAGCTGGGAATCACAACATGTTTCATGGGCGGGGACTCTTGGAACGACGGAGGGATCGTCTGCGCCGTGGGATCATTCACCGGAACCAATCAAGGGAGCTCTCAGGCCTCATGACAGTCTGTAGCAGCGGCCATGAAATCATCCACTTCCTCAATGTTCATGGGAGGGTGGTTGCGTGCAACATTCACCTGGGGACCATATGCATATATCCACAGCTACTGCCACCGGAAATTGAGTActcggtcgatttggttgagtgcGGCGGACGTGTACTTCTGGTGGTTCTCCTCGAGATGATGGAATCTGCGAGCCTTCGGGTTTGGGAATTTGACTCAGATGAGGAGGAATGGATGCAAATAATGGCAATGCCACCCGCAATGTCGAAAATATACTATGGTAAGAAGGCTGATATTAACTGTGTGGGTTATGGAGATCTTATCATGGTATGTATCAGTTCTTTATGCTTTCACCGCGTGGTCATGTGCAACATAGCTGAGGGTACATGGGTTGAGCTGCCGAGGTGTTACAAGCCCCGCACTCGGACAATGAAGAGGTTTGTCTCAGCATACGCCTTTGAACCCAGGATAGAATCTTGTGTTTGA